The Lycium barbarum isolate Lr01 chromosome 10, ASM1917538v2, whole genome shotgun sequence genome includes a region encoding these proteins:
- the LOC132614020 gene encoding chromatin assembly factor 1 subunit FAS1 codes for MSEPMMIDEVKTDGSDRTVKKTMKRKRSSLVIVETPEVKMAKIEALKEEMKGLVEYYKELMEKKVMEMEMEMENMKGLGLGLNGVIACMLEESKLSLSKLVDMIYEKISSDNDSEFSGNCSKVSVKSAVILIGQRMFYGMPDVDADVLEDESENALWCWETRDLKLLPKSVRATLKIRRTCRKKIHERITAVSALLTALEKVETDPNCTQEQLKASEKLAKVLNEADIRLLVASMEQKNGAETAEKSVKREEKLLIKQLERNKREAEKEKKKMEREVQKEKLKSEKELKRLQSEAEKEGKRFEKEESKLKKQMMREQEEAEKDRRRREKEEAEVKRQLTLQKQASMMERFLKRSKTNSPSQNSLTVEEQASDFASSKCEKMAESVTLSMDSVLTQNDDFNADDLWKSHLTSWHCLGRSIHSKGKVHWGIRRKPKTNVVKEIKLTASRGQDDEDNSEKLVDGWAEPNSNTRSCNAGEVNAIPCPQKGLMRRQLLQFDKCHRPAFYGVWLKKSQVVGARHPFATDPDLDYEVDSDEEWEEEEPGESLSDCDKDDNECLEEECSRDEDESEDGFFVPDGYLSDEEGVQVDKVESHDAEGSKILSSSAQEVPGEEFAKLLRQQKYLHNLTEQALRKNKPLIILNLMHEKAPLISADELTGNEKVEQMCLGALAICSFPGHSSIPISTCNDEVEGDSEACPSGSKSSSPQMASSAALMDSDLHQVVSVIQSCSHGINKVVESLQLKFPSIAKSQLKNKVREIAEFFDGRWQVRKDVLVKLGLSVSPEKGGRTKSIAAFFSKRCLPPSGKTINLHETSPQACQKTAHTNMNKNLDSSV; via the exons ATGTCGGAGCCGATGATGATTGATGAAGTGAAAACGGACGGTTCAGATCGAACGGTGAAGAAAACGATGAAGAGAAAGAGATCTAGTTTAGTGATAGTGGAAACTCCTGAAGTGAAAATGGCGAAAATCGAAGCGTTAAAAGAGGAAATGAAGGGATTAGTTGAGTATTATAAGGAATTAATGGAGAAAAAAGTGATGGAAATGGAAATGGAAATGGAGAATATGAAAGGGTTAGGGTTAGGGTTGAATGGTGTGATTGCTTGTATGTTGGAGGAAAGTAAGCTTTCGTTATCGAAATTAGTGGATATGATTTATGAGAAGATTAgtagtgataatgatagtgagTTTAGTGGTAATTGTAGTAAGGTTAGTGTGAAAAGTGCTGTGATTTTGATTGGGCAGAGGATGTTTTACGGAATGCCGGATGTTGATGCTGATGTATTGGAAGATGAATCTGAGAATGCTCTTTGGTGTTGggag ACAAGAGACCTTAAATTGTTGCCAAAATCTGTCCGGGCTACTCTGAAGATTCGCCGGACTTGTCGGAAAAAAATCCATGAGAGAATTACTGCTGTCTCAG CTTTGTTGACTGCACTAGAAAAGGTAGAAACTGATCCAAACTGCACCCAAGAACAGCTGAAAGCTTCTGAAAAGCTTGCCAAAGTATTAAATGAGGCAGATATCCGCTTGTTAGTTGCAAGCATGGAACAGAAAAATGGTGCTGAAAC GGCTGAGAAGTCAGTAAAACGAGAGGAGAAACTTTTGATCAAGCAGTTAGAGAGAAACAAGCGAGAAgctgaaaaagagaagaaaaagatGGAGCGTGAAGTTCAGAAGGAAAAGTTGAAAAGT GAAAAAGAGCTAAAACGGCTACAAAGTGAAGCAGAGAAAGAGGGAAAGCGGTTTGAGAAAGAAGAATCTAAACTGAAAAAGCAGATGATGAGGGAGCAAGAAGAAGCTGAGAAAGATCGACGCCGCAGGGAAAAGGAGGAAGCTGAAGTTAAAAGGCAACTTACTTTACAAAAGCAAGCTTCAATGATGGAGCGCTTTCTTAAAAGAAGCAAAACTAATTCTCCTTCTCAGAATAGCCTGACCGTAGAAGAGCAAGCTTCTGATTTTGCCTCCAGCAAATGTGAAAAGATGGCTGAATCTGTTACTCTCTCAATGGACTCAGTCCTTACACAAAATGATGACTTTAATGCTGATGATTTGTGGAA GTCACACTTAACTTCATGGCATTGCTTAGGTCGTTCAATTCATTCAAAAGGAAAAGTTCATTGGGGAATCCGTCGAAAGCCCAAGACAAATGTAGTGAAGGAAATTAAGCTAACAGCCAGTAGAGGACAAGACGATGAGGATAATTCAGAGAAACTAGTTGATGGATGGGCTGAGCCTAACAGCAATACCAGATCATGTAATGCTGGTGAGGTCAATGCTATTCCTTGTCCCCAGAAGGGATTAATGAGGAGACAATTGTTGCAGTTTGATAAGTGCCACAGGCCTGCATTTTATGGTGTTTGGCTGAAGAAAAG CCAAGTTGTTGGAGCACGTCACCCCTTTGCAACGGATCCAGACTTAGATTATGAGGTTGATAGTGATGAGGAATGGGAAGAG GAGGAACCCGGTGAAAGTCTGTCAGATTGTGATAAAGATGATAATGAATGTTTGGAGGAAGAATGTTCAAGAGATGAAGATGAAAGTGAAGATGGGTTTTTTGTGCCAGATGGGTATCTCTCAGATGAAGAG GGTGTACAAGTTGACAAAGTGGAATCTCATGATGCAGAAGGGTCTAAAATTTTGTCTAGTTCCGCACAGGAAGTACCGGGTGAAGAGTTTGCTAAGCTGCTTCGGCAGCAGAAATATCTTCACAACTTGACTGAACAGGCTCTTAGGAAAAACAAGCCACTTATTATATTGAATCTTATGCATGAGAAAGCTCCCCTGATATCTGCTGACGAACTGACTGGAAATGAGAAAGTCGAACAAATGTGCCTGGGGGCATTGGCCATCTGTTCATTTCCTGGTCATTCATCTATACCGATATCCACTTGTAATGATGAGGTTGAGGGAGATTCTGAGGCTTGCCCGTCAGGTAGCAAGTCAAGTTCCCCACAAATGGCATCTTCAGCTGCTCTAATGGACTCAGATTTACATCAAGTT gTATCTGTTATTCAGTCATGCTCACATGGTATAAACAAGGTAGTGGAGTCTTTACAACTTAAATTCCCAAGTATTGCGAAGTCCCAACTGAAAAACAAGGTGCGGGAGATAGCAGAGTTTTTTGATGGTAGATGGCAG GTTAGGAAGGATGTTCTTGTAAAGCTTGGGCTATCCGTATCACCTG AAAAAGGTGGCAGGACAAAGAGCATTGCTGCATTCTTTTCCAAGAGATGTTTGCCGCCTTCTGGAAAGACCATCAATCTGCATGAAACTTCCCCACAAGCATGCCAGAAAACTGCACATACAAACATGAATAAGAATCTAGACTCCTCTGTTTAA